The Archangium primigenium genomic interval ACCGCGTGAGCCGCGGCGTGGTGCGCTACCGGATGAACCTCGCCCGGCCGGGCCTGGGCAAGGATCCCCGCACGGGCGTGGTGCTCAACGACATGCTGCGCGTGTCCAAGGGCAACAAGATGCCCGTGCTCACCGGCCAGCTCTTCGTGGCCTATGGCTCGGTGCTCCCGGAGTCCAGCGCCAGGACCGTGGCCCGGCGCTGAACCCCGGCCCGGCTCAGGACGACACGCGGGCGGTGCGATCCCACGCGGCGCGCTGGGAGTTGCGCAGGAAGCGCCAGAAGCCCACCGCGATCGCCAGGTTCATGGTCACGAAGTAGTAGGCCACCGAGGCCACCCGCCGCGCCGAACCCCGGAGCGCCTCCTTCTTCCCGAGCCACGCCAGCGTGTAGAAGAGGACCTGCGCCCCCAAGGTAACCCGGTAGAAAATACTGTTCATCAGGAAAAGGTTCGCCAGGAATGCCAGGGCCATGAGGGCCGGGGCGCACCAGCGCAGCACCTTGTGCGACCAGAAGGCGAAGGCGGCGAAGCCCGCCGTGGGCGACAACAGGCCCGGCACCATGCGCAGGCTCTGGAAGTTGCCCGCCGCGATGCGCGCCCGGCGGCCGAACTCCTTGTCGTAGTCCTCCGTCGTCTCCTCGTGCGCCACGGCCAGCGGCTCGTAGAGCACCTTGTAGCCCTGCTGCAGGATGCGCATGGGGATGACGAAGTCGTCGACGATGGTCGAGGCCGGCAGCGCCTCGAAGAGCGAGCGGCGGATGGCGTACAGCCCGCCGTTGGCCCCCATGACCGCCCCGCGCTTGCCCTCGTAGAACTTGATGAGCGACTCGTACGTCCAGTACGTGCTCTCCTCGTACTCCGCCTTGGTGGGGTTGTAGAGCCGCAGCTGGCCGCAGACCACGCCCACCTCGGGATCCTCGAAGTGGCGCACCAGCCGACGCACGGCCTCCGGCTCGATCATCGTGTTCGCGTCCGAGAGCAGCACGATGTCCCCCTGGGCCAGGGGGATGCAGCGGTTGAGCACCGACGTCTTGCCACCCCGAGGCGCCGCCGACAGGCGCACCCGCGAGTCCAGGCACGCCCGCACCAGGTCGTCCGTGCCGTCCGAGGAGCCATCCGAGCCCACCAGCACCTCGAATCGCCCGCTTGGATAGTCCAGCGCCAGACTGTTGCTCAGCTTCTGCTCGATGCAGCTCGCCTCGTTGTAGGCGGCCACCACCAGGCTCACCCGGGGCAGCGCGTCCTCCGCCGGGGCCTCCCGCCGCTGGCTGGCGCCCGAGCGCATGTAGCGCACGTTGTGGAAGACCTGCGCCACGCCGTCCATCGCGAACAGCATCAGCGGGTACAAGAAGTATGTGTGCACCAACAACACCGCGGCACACCAGAAGATCAGCTCCGCCATCACCTGTGCCTCCCGACCGGGAACGCGACCCTGCGCGTTCCTCCTGCCGGGACTGTTAGCAAGGAGCGTACCGTCGCCCGCCCGGCGCCCCCCGATCAGGGGGTGGGAGGACTCGCCGGGGACTCGGGCGTGGGCGCGGGGAGCGTGTCGGGCTCGGGCGAGCGCCCGGGCGGAGGCGTCGGCTCGGGCGTCGGCTCGGGATCCGGCTCCTCCACCAGGCGCGAGTAGTCGATGAGCAGCTGGGCCAGCTCGTGCTTGGGGTTGAGGGTGAGCACGGTCTCCAGCAGGCCGCGCGCCGCCGCCGGCTGGTGGCGCAGCAGCGCCAGCCGCGCCCCCAGGACGTAGGGGCGCAGGGAGGAGCCGTTGCTCTCCACCATGCGCTCCATGG includes:
- a CDS encoding glycosyltransferase family 2 protein; amino-acid sequence: MAELIFWCAAVLLVHTYFLYPLMLFAMDGVAQVFHNVRYMRSGASQRREAPAEDALPRVSLVVAAYNEASCIEQKLSNSLALDYPSGRFEVLVGSDGSSDGTDDLVRACLDSRVRLSAAPRGGKTSVLNRCIPLAQGDIVLLSDANTMIEPEAVRRLVRHFEDPEVGVVCGQLRLYNPTKAEYEESTYWTYESLIKFYEGKRGAVMGANGGLYAIRRSLFEALPASTIVDDFVIPMRILQQGYKVLYEPLAVAHEETTEDYDKEFGRRARIAAGNFQSLRMVPGLLSPTAGFAAFAFWSHKVLRWCAPALMALAFLANLFLMNSIFYRVTLGAQVLFYTLAWLGKKEALRGSARRVASVAYYFVTMNLAIAVGFWRFLRNSQRAAWDRTARVSS